From Zingiber officinale cultivar Zhangliang chromosome 5B, Zo_v1.1, whole genome shotgun sequence, the proteins below share one genomic window:
- the LOC121985114 gene encoding putative ubiquitin-conjugating enzyme E2 38 — MEQPPRSHPPVFMGPKLGLLAGSSSNRDPDIVELSSSAIWTAGQSKRKRNPVIPHEVIELDGEDDTDGVMIIGESTSDYKNKQPVGYDNSWHKQVKDPLSANPVISSANNGSSQSFEADLNYLDDDDEYDYEDDDCDDYDYDYGADMSEKDFNLVLAAKFDDIDLPTGVEAPVPWLKNPAAEESKRNKKIIVEDEVDVNYKSFKQFDTVREHSDHYFSRPELLKTVPTVKKINPSKDWTKRIQHEWKVLEKDLPETIYVRVYEDRIDILRAVIIGPAGTPYHDGLFFFDVYFPPQYPQVPPIVHYHSGGLRLNPNLYKCGKVCLSLLNTWSGTGCERWNPSNSTMLQVLVSIQALVLNAKPYFNEPGYAPTANTEYGEQKSLTYNEDTFLLSCTTMLYSLRKPPMHFSDFVAGHFRNRGRTILVSCKAYMDGAQVGCVVGEGVQDVDEGDKSCSATFKASLKKLFEDLLMEFTVKGADCDEFLAQKVKDGMGKRADTTLRL, encoded by the exons ATGGAACAGCCGCCGAGGTCGCACCCTCCTGTCTTCATGGGCCCCAA GCTTGGCCTCCTCGCAGGTAGTTCATCGAATCGGGACCCGGATATCGTTGAGCTCTCGTCTTCAGCGATCTGGACCGCCGGCCAATCGAAGCGGAAGCGGAATCCG GTTATTCCTCATGAGGTAATTGAACTTGATGGAGAGGATGACACTGATGGCGTTATGATAATTGGTGAAAGCACTTCGGACTACAAGAACAAACAACCTGTTGGATATGATAACAGCTGGCACAAGCAAGTAAAG GATCCACTATCTGCTAACCCTGTCATTTCAAGTGCAAATAATGGTTCCAGCCAAAGCTTTGAGGCTGATCTTAATTatcttgatgatgatgatgagtatGATTACGAAGATGATGATTGTGatgattatgattatgattatggTGCTGACATGAGCGAGAAGGATTTCAATTTGGTTTTGGCTGCTAAGTTTGATGATATAGACCTGCCAACTGGTGTTGAAGCACCTGTACCTTGGTTGAAGAATCCTGCAGCTGAAGAGTCAAAAAGGAACAAGAAGATCATTGTTGAAGATGAGGTTGATGTAAACTATAAATCATTTAAGCAATTTGATACTGTTAGAGAACACTCAGATCATTATTTCAGCAGGCCAGAGCTTCTCAAAACTGTTCCGACTGTTAAGAAAATTAAT CCTTCGAAAGATTGGACGAAAAGGATTCAGCATGAGTGGAAGGTTCTAGAGAAAGATTTACCTG AAACAATATATGTTCGAGTATATGAAGATAGGATCGACATTCTGAGGGCTGTCATTATAGGACCAGCAGGAACTCCATATCATGATGGTCTATTCTTCTTTGATGTATACTTCCCTCCACAATATCCACAAGTACCTCCT ATTGTTCATTATCACTCTGGTGGACTCAGACTCAATCCAAACTTGTATAAATGTGGGAAGGTTTGTCTTAGCCTACTGAATACCTGGTCTGGCACAGGATGTGAAAGGTGGAATCCATCAAATTCAACAATGCTGCAGGTGTTGGTTTCTATTCAAGCTCTAGTTCTAAATGCAAAGCCATACTTTAATGAGCCAGGATATGCACCGACAGCTAATACAGAGTATGGGGAGCAGAAGTCCCTCACTTATAATGAAGATACCTTTCTCTTATCTTGCACGACAATGCTATACTCACTACGGAAGCCGCCAATG CATTTTAGTGACTTTGTGGCTGGACATTTCCGTAACCGGGGTCGAACCATCCTAGTCTCATGCAAAGCTTACATGGATGGTGCTCAAGTTGGATGTGTTGTTGGTGAAGGCGTGCAGGATGTTGATGAGGGTGATAAGAGTTGCTCAGCTACATTCAAGGCATCTCTGAAGAAACTATTTGAGGACCTTCTTATGGAATTCACCGTTAAAGGAGCTGATTGTGATGAATTCCTGGCCCAGAAGGTCAAAGACGGAATGGGCAAAAGGGCAGACACTACACTAAGGTTATGA
- the LOC121985116 gene encoding uncharacterized protein LOC121985116: protein MKNGIRCFLSCFLPCGTLDVVRVVHPSGRVDEIAAPVTAADVMLTHPNHAVLHHPPAALLPPHARLHRGRIYFLVPVGSHKAAPLPRAHAPAKSKSANGWGGEKDGGGKSAPEQLSRDHRSRRGGRVGAWRPHLESIVEISTIEFN, encoded by the coding sequence ATGAAGAACGGAATCAGGTGTTTCTTATCTTGTTTCCTGCCATGCGGCACCCTCGACGTCGTCCGCGTCGTCCACCCCAGCGGCCGCGTCGACGAGATCGCCGCCCCGGTCACCGCCGCCGACGTCATGCTCACGCACCCGAACCACGCCGTCCTCCACCACCCGCCCGCCGCGCTGCTCCCGCCCCACGCCCGCCTGCACCGAGGCCGGATCTACTTCCTCGTCCCCGTCGGCTCCCACAAGGCCGCGCCGCTGCCTCGCGCCCACGCGCCGGCGAAGAGCAAGAGCGCGAACGGCTGGGGCGGGGAGAAGGACGGCGGAGGGAAGAGCGCGCCGGAGCAGTTGAGCAGGGATCACCGGAGCCGGCGAGGCGGTAGGGTCGGGGCGTGGCGGCCGCATTTGGAGAGCATCGTCGAGATCTCAACGATCGAATTTAATTAG
- the LOC121985117 gene encoding interactor of constitutive active ROPs 4-like: MSRSRGSDERPQRSLPRAPLHLRSIGFAEANTVSHHLDDAAAVADRSYKVSSRIVSHERKWGTSVVELETKLSKAQAELKKLKDRLASAEAAEVETEKALAKAKKRLPAASVDAKGAGVTPPLARDSRSGDARQNDKGHSVTSPATMDVFEVVVPVGPLPVVDEVDGEERKEEKEVMEGEGEETKGMIEKTEREEASSSVAEKDEEEKEVRILKSKLLAKEKELAIRLEENMIFKIKAEEQAKKLAESAQTTQEQLMAQLNSMEEELKQSKTKEQQLNSQLEAAEGENTSLEMELKRTKVQMDQWRKAAEAAAEVLATGNEASAETGDKRLVERCMSMDKHLGVIAGAMEENDNGGGVTRKSAGARLFGNLLWKKNQQN, encoded by the exons ATGTCAAGGTCGAG AGGGTCGGACGAGCGGCCTCAGCGGTCATTGCCGCGCGCGCCGCTGCACCTGCGGAGCATCGGTTTTGCCGAGGCGAACACCGTGAGTCACCACCTTGATGACGCCGCGGCCGTCGCCGATCGCAGTTACAAGGTGTCCTCTCGCATCGTCTCGCATGAG AGGAAGTGGGGCACGAGCGTGGTGGAACTTGAGACGAAGCTGAGCAAGGCCCAGGCGGAGCTCAAGAAGCTAAAAGATCGCCTGGCCTCGGCGGAGGCCGCCGAGGTCGAAACGGAGAAAGCTCTCGCGAAGGCCAAGAAGCGGCTCCCAGCAGCTTCCGTAGACGCGAAAGGGGCAGGGGTGACGCCTCCTCTGGCTAGGGATTCTCGCTCGGGAGATGCTCGACAAAATGACAAGGGGCACAGCGTCACTTCTCCGGCGACGATGGATGTCTTCGAAGTCGTAGTGCCGGTAGGGCCCCTCCCCGTGGTGGATGAAGTCGACGGcgaggagaggaaagaagaaaaggaggtgaTGGAGGGGGAAGGGGAGGAGACAAAGGGAATGATTGAGAAAACTGAGAGGgaagaggcttcttcttctgttGCAGAAAAAgacgaagaggagaaggaagtaCGTATTCTAAAATCCAAACTTTTGGCGAAGGAGAAGGAATTAGCAATTCGACTGGAAGAAAACATGATCTTTAAGATTAAAGCAGAGGAACAAGCTAAGAAGCTTGCAGAATCTGCTCAAACAACGCAAGAGCAGCTCATGGCTCAACTGAATTCAATGGAGGAAGAACTGAAACAGAGTAAGACCAAAGAGCAGCAACTGAACTCGCAATTGGAGGCGGCAGAAGGCGAAAATACATCACTGGAGATGGAACTGAAGCGAACGAAGGTGCAAATGGATCAATGGCGGAAGGCCGCAGAGGCAGCGGCTGAGGTATTAGCCACCGGAAACGAGGCAAGTGCGGAGACGGGTGACAAAAGGTTAGTTGAGCGTTGCATGTCGATGGACAAACACCTCGGGGTGATCGCCGGAGCCATGGAAGAGAATGACAACGGCGGAGGAGTAACGAGGAAGAGCGCCGGTGCGCGGCTCTTCGGGAACCTTCTTTGGAAGAAAAACCAGCAAAATTGA
- the LOC121985118 gene encoding uncharacterized protein LOC121985118, whose translation MACKLPPPSSSLSPPPPWIQALDQRLPIKNHSVVVMSTGSEKHASPRRASRSESVTEETSSSARNQLDLLQQLASPTSEGYEGVDGGLRRTVREQLSEAVGGRGGEFTLPLGKKLKASLSSLTVSQRRNIKRQAYLNEVGQRNDSAFFATVGAFVLLPPLAILAAAVATGYVQLFP comes from the exons ATGGCCTGCAAActccctcctccctcctcctctctctcCCCTCCTCCTCCATGGATTCAAGCTCTAGACCAGAGACTCCCCATCAAGAACCATAGCGTCGTCGTCATGTCCACAGGCTCGGAGAAACACGCCTCTCCTCGCAGAGCTTCGCGATCAGAAAGCGTCACGGAGGAAACCA GCTCATCGGCGAGAAATCAACTGGATCTCCTGCAGCAGCTGGCATCTCCCACTTCAGAAGGTTACGAAGGGGTCGATGGAGGTCTGAGGCGGACCGTCCGTGAGCAGCTGAGTGAAGCAGTAGGAGGCAGAGGCGGCGAGTTCACGCTCCCGCTGGGGAAGAAGCTGAAAGCGAGCCTCAGTTCTTTGACGGTGTCGCAGAGGAGAAACATCAAGCGGCAGGCGTATCTAAATGAAGTGGGGCAGAGGAACGACTCGGCGTTCTTCGCGACAGTCGGCGCGTTTGTTCTTCTTCCGCCGTTGGCCATCCTCGCCGCAGCCGTGGCAACTGGATACGTGCAGCTCTTCCCTTGA
- the LOC121985119 gene encoding ras-related protein RABA1f, whose amino-acid sequence MAYRADDEYDYLFKVVLIGDSGVGKSNLLSRFTRNEFSLESKSTIGVEFATRSIRVDDKVIKAQIWDTAGQERYRAITSAYYRGAVGALIVYDITRHVTFENLERWLKELRDHTDSNIVIMLVGNKADLRHLRAVSTEDAKDFAERERAFFMETSALESVNVEEAFTEVLSQIYNIASRKALEAADDSATLPKGQTINVGKDDVSAVKKVGCCST is encoded by the exons ATGGCATACAGAGCGGACGACGAATACGACTACCTCTTCAAGGTTGTTCTGATCGGGGACTCTGGCGTCGGGAAATCTAACCTCCTCTCCCGGTTCACCAGGAATGAGTTCAGTCTCGAGTCCAAGTCCACTATTGGGGTCGAGTTCGCTACCCGAAGCATTCGGGTCGATGATAAGGTCATCAAAGCTCAGATTTGGGACACCGCTGGTCAGGAAAG ATACCGAGCAATCACAAGTGCATATTACCGGGGAGCAGTGGGTGCATTGATTGTATATGACATCACTCGTCATGTAACTTTTGAAAATCTTGAAAGATGGTTGAAGGAGCTTAGGGATCATACTGATTCCAACATTGTGATCATGCTTGTGGGAAACAAGGCAGATTTACGCCACCTTAGAGCCGTCAGCACTGAGGACGCAAAGGATTTTGCAGAAAGGGAGCGTGCATTCTTCATGGAGACATCTGCACTGGAATCAGTGAATGTGGAAGAAGCCTTCACTGAGGTGCTGAGTCAGATCTATAACATCGCGAGCAGGAAGGCGCTGGAAGCTGCTGATGACTCGGCAACTTTGCCAAAGGGACAAACAATCAACGTTGGCAAAGATGATGTTTCAGCCGTTAAGAAAGTCGGTTGTTGTTCAACTTAA